From Candidatus Thermoplasmatota archaeon, a single genomic window includes:
- a CDS encoding site-2 protease family protein, which translates to MDEISVEIENVRGIVAKHFPVYETRVGPQVVSFLCEVNAKTLHASFDALRVEMLQAGYIPLLRQEAGEYIIHVQRKPVARFRGTQVNAALLVVTILTTIFAGMLHWASYDDVNWFGAEAILYGTLFFAFPLLLILGTHEMGHYLMARKHKVAASLPFFIPSIPPLGTFGAVISMREPIPDKRALLDIGLAGPLAGLAVTIPLAILGLWLTDLGAKTVSVAEQGGAILISFPLLYEVLGLFFPIESGVALHPLAFASWVGFFVTALNLLPAGQFDGGHIARALLGEKARYVSYVVVAILFMFSFFYVGWAIIAIIMVFIGLRHPPPLNDFTPLDIKRKLVGGFTVLVFLMTFVLVPMQEIPAEYDFEFRDFVDQTQEIVRVDVNMSELPCSAVPTGTNCTYEFIINNTGNKHLDLTLNATVTWSGMSAWIALPDFPGIAVNSTVSFTLNATTNTTVSLILFFPSVPVPHGNYKTEVTVTIEGAPVQIEKPLAVWVDTDA; encoded by the coding sequence ATGGATGAAATCTCGGTCGAGATAGAGAACGTGAGAGGGATCGTAGCGAAACATTTCCCCGTCTACGAGACAAGGGTCGGTCCCCAAGTCGTCTCCTTTCTCTGCGAGGTGAACGCCAAGACACTGCACGCCTCCTTCGACGCCCTGAGGGTGGAGATGCTACAGGCGGGTTACATCCCCCTTCTGAGGCAGGAGGCGGGGGAGTACATCATCCACGTGCAGAGGAAGCCCGTTGCTCGGTTCAGGGGAACGCAGGTCAACGCCGCGTTGCTCGTCGTAACAATCCTGACGACTATCTTTGCGGGCATGTTGCACTGGGCATCCTACGACGACGTTAACTGGTTCGGCGCGGAAGCGATCCTCTACGGCACGCTATTCTTCGCCTTCCCCCTTCTGCTGATCCTCGGGACCCACGAGATGGGACACTATCTCATGGCGCGGAAGCACAAGGTGGCTGCCTCTCTACCCTTCTTCATCCCCTCGATTCCCCCGCTCGGGACGTTCGGGGCGGTCATCAGCATGCGGGAGCCGATCCCGGACAAGCGGGCGCTCCTGGACATCGGTCTTGCGGGACCGTTGGCCGGGCTAGCGGTAACGATACCTCTGGCGATACTGGGTCTCTGGCTGACGGACCTGGGGGCCAAGACGGTCTCGGTCGCCGAGCAGGGAGGCGCCATACTGATAAGCTTCCCCCTACTCTACGAGGTCCTGGGCCTGTTCTTCCCCATCGAGTCGGGAGTTGCCCTTCACCCGCTGGCCTTTGCGAGCTGGGTGGGCTTCTTCGTCACGGCGCTGAACCTGCTTCCGGCGGGACAGTTCGACGGCGGTCACATCGCGAGGGCGCTCCTCGGCGAGAAGGCCCGCTACGTGAGCTATGTGGTCGTGGCCATTCTGTTCATGTTCAGCTTCTTCTACGTTGGATGGGCGATCATCGCGATCATTATGGTGTTCATCGGGCTCAGGCATCCGCCTCCGTTGAACGACTTCACCCCGTTGGACATCAAGAGGAAGCTCGTGGGCGGGTTCACCGTGCTCGTCTTCCTCATGACGTTCGTCCTCGTGCCGATGCAGGAGATCCCCGCCGAATACGACTTCGAGTTCCGCGATTTCGTGGACCAGACCCAAGAGATCGTTCGCGTGGACGTCAACATGAGCGAGCTGCCGTGCAGCGCCGTCCCAACGGGAACGAACTGCACGTATGAGTTCATCATCAACAACACGGGCAACAAGCACCTCGACCTGACGCTGAACGCGACCGTCACCTGGAGCGGGATGTCGGCCTGGATCGCTCTTCCGGACTTCCCCGGGATAGCTGTCAACTCAACGGTGAGCTTCACGCTCAACGCCACGACGAACACGACCGTCTCTCTCATCCTGTTCTTCCCGAGCGTTCCCGTCCCCCATGGGAACTACAAGACAGAGGTCACTGTGACGATTGAGGGCGCGCCCGTGCAGATCGAGAAGCCCTTGGCGGTCTGGGTGGACACCGACGCCTAG
- a CDS encoding RsmD family RNA methyltransferase produces MKLLFELSGEHPDLPLLELRSVVEALGGGAPSVTRDFSLAVVETQADPSEVGERIALCHRVCEVLASGSLDSLGDVAGGLELGGSVAVRCRKVSRSREERCSEVERRFGDILARSHPIDLVDPSRLVRIILGEESYLTVQRHEVDRRSFEKRKVALRPFFYPISLHPKFARLLVNMTGVGRGETLLDPFCGTGGVLIEAGLVGAVPVGSDLREDMVDGCKVNLARFDVKASLFQADVRELREHVQRVDAIATDPPYGRSTTLGGDISRLYSRSFEVFSDILAKGRSLSIIVPKEELIALGKEHMDLEASHPLRVHRSLTRHFCLFRN; encoded by the coding sequence GTGAAGCTTCTCTTCGAGCTCTCTGGAGAGCATCCTGACCTGCCCCTCCTCGAGCTCAGGTCGGTCGTGGAAGCGCTTGGTGGCGGTGCTCCGAGCGTTACGAGGGACTTTTCCCTCGCGGTCGTGGAGACGCAAGCGGACCCTTCGGAGGTCGGAGAGAGAATCGCGCTCTGCCACAGGGTCTGCGAGGTCTTGGCATCGGGAAGTCTCGATTCGTTGGGGGACGTGGCCGGCGGTCTCGAGCTCGGCGGCAGCGTCGCTGTCCGGTGCAGGAAGGTCTCGAGGTCGAGGGAGGAGCGCTGTTCCGAGGTCGAGAGGCGCTTCGGGGACATCCTGGCGAGATCGCATCCCATAGACCTCGTCGACCCGTCAAGGCTCGTGCGCATCATACTGGGAGAGGAGAGCTACCTCACGGTCCAGAGGCATGAGGTCGACAGAAGGTCCTTCGAGAAGCGAAAGGTGGCCCTGCGGCCCTTCTTCTATCCGATCTCCCTGCATCCCAAGTTCGCCCGTCTCCTTGTCAACATGACCGGTGTGGGGAGGGGAGAGACACTCCTGGACCCGTTCTGCGGCACGGGAGGGGTCCTCATCGAGGCTGGTCTCGTGGGAGCCGTCCCTGTCGGAAGCGATCTGAGGGAGGACATGGTCGATGGCTGCAAGGTCAACCTGGCGAGGTTCGACGTCAAGGCGAGCCTCTTCCAGGCGGATGTGAGAGAGCTCCGTGAGCACGTGCAGCGCGTGGACGCCATCGCGACGGACCCCCCATATGGGCGCTCCACGACGTTGGGAGGGGATATCTCCAGACTCTACTCGAGGTCGTTCGAGGTCTTCTCCGACATCCTCGCAAAGGGCAGGAGCCTGTCCATCATAGTCCCGAAGGAGGAGCTGATAGCTCTCGGAAAGGAGCATATGGACCTCGAGGCCTCGCATCCCCTGCGCGTGCACAGGTCCCTCACGAGGCATTTCTGTCTCTTCAGGAACTAG
- a CDS encoding GNAT family N-acetyltransferase codes for MLRIREFSPTDVRRVRSISQKALRERYSRDFFLRIYEWWRGGFIVAEMSGVLVGVLAATRTTPTAARILILVVRKDIRSRGIGTALLNHFLSRIANEAFTRVDLEVRKSNLRARGFYKRFGFVAIDVIPGFYTDGEDAVKMTRVF; via the coding sequence GTGCTCAGGATCAGGGAGTTCAGCCCGACGGACGTCAGGAGAGTCAGGAGCATCTCGCAGAAGGCACTGCGCGAAAGGTACTCCCGTGACTTCTTCCTCAGGATCTACGAATGGTGGAGGGGAGGCTTCATCGTGGCCGAGATGTCAGGCGTGCTGGTCGGCGTGCTCGCGGCAACCCGGACCACGCCCACGGCCGCCCGGATCCTGATACTGGTCGTTCGTAAGGACATCCGCTCCCGCGGGATAGGGACAGCGCTCCTGAACCACTTCCTCAGCAGGATCGCGAACGAAGCGTTCACGAGGGTCGATCTCGAGGTGAGAAAGTCAAACCTCCGGGCGCGGGGGTTCTACAAGAGGTTCGGGTTCGTGGCGATCGACGTGATCCCAGGTTTCTACACGGATGGAGAGGACGCGGTCAAGATGACCAGGGTGTTCTGA
- a CDS encoding ATP-binding protein — protein MAKEPFLDAEKGFSLDELEATSDVIIPSDPLARVVGQEEAVDLAKIAAEQRRHLLLAGPPGTGKSMIAQALSLHLPRPTNEIRIVHNPENPERPLVEIKEGPDVVKEEREMKGAEGEMIDPKEAPINVAERLGYKCVNCGIYSSQSERMCPKCSRPKTTSGQGTGNPFGDLLGGIVEVTIGQLGGRDRVTTTRQRFGKEEVVVFERAGEMIKVLDQKALEKRREIEKISPRKALVRLKRNPFVLATGASETELLGDVKHDPYGGHPQLGTQPYERVVPGSIHEAHQGVLFIDELPQLGPLQRYILTAMQEKRFPISGRNPQSAGASVRVDNVPCNFIFVGACNIQDLQHILSPLRSRISGSGYEVLVGTTMPDNSRNRAKLAQFAAQEIAMDKRIPHLSNPGLRAIIAQARKRAKETESKEKSLTLRLREMGGLIRSAGDIAQAEGAELIEEDHIKRAIKRARTIEEQIKERYGSFYSGVASESSDSQKESSPYHFWNYHVQDDKRGYQ, from the coding sequence ATAGCGAAAGAACCGTTCCTTGATGCCGAAAAGGGCTTCTCCCTTGACGAGCTGGAGGCAACTTCCGACGTCATCATCCCATCCGACCCTCTTGCCAGGGTCGTGGGGCAGGAGGAAGCGGTCGATCTTGCCAAGATAGCCGCCGAGCAGAGGAGACACCTCCTCCTCGCGGGCCCGCCTGGGACCGGCAAGTCCATGATCGCCCAGGCCCTTTCGCTGCATCTCCCCCGTCCGACGAACGAGATAAGGATCGTTCACAACCCGGAGAATCCAGAACGCCCTCTGGTCGAGATCAAGGAGGGGCCCGACGTCGTGAAAGAGGAAAGGGAGATGAAGGGCGCAGAGGGCGAGATGATAGACCCGAAGGAGGCTCCCATCAACGTGGCTGAGCGTCTGGGGTACAAGTGCGTCAACTGCGGCATATACAGCTCCCAGAGCGAGAGGATGTGCCCGAAGTGCTCGAGACCCAAGACCACATCCGGTCAGGGTACTGGCAACCCGTTCGGTGACCTTCTTGGCGGTATCGTCGAGGTCACCATAGGCCAGTTGGGCGGCAGGGACAGGGTCACGACGACCCGCCAGAGATTCGGAAAGGAAGAGGTGGTCGTGTTCGAGCGCGCTGGCGAGATGATCAAGGTCCTTGACCAGAAGGCTCTGGAGAAGAGGCGGGAGATCGAGAAGATAAGCCCGAGAAAGGCCCTCGTCCGGCTGAAGAGGAACCCGTTCGTCCTGGCGACCGGGGCAAGCGAGACCGAGCTCCTCGGGGACGTGAAGCACGACCCGTACGGAGGGCACCCGCAGCTTGGGACACAGCCCTACGAGAGAGTGGTGCCCGGGTCGATCCACGAGGCCCATCAAGGCGTCCTCTTCATAGACGAGCTCCCGCAGCTTGGCCCCCTGCAGAGGTACATACTGACGGCGATGCAGGAGAAGAGGTTCCCCATCAGCGGCAGGAATCCCCAGAGCGCTGGAGCCAGCGTTCGCGTGGACAACGTTCCGTGCAACTTCATCTTCGTGGGCGCGTGCAACATCCAGGACCTGCAGCACATACTCTCCCCGCTGCGGTCGAGAATCTCGGGCTCGGGATACGAGGTCCTCGTGGGGACGACCATGCCCGACAACAGCAGGAACAGGGCGAAGCTGGCACAGTTCGCCGCTCAGGAGATAGCCATGGACAAGCGGATACCGCACCTGTCCAACCCGGGGCTCCGCGCCATCATCGCTCAGGCCAGGAAGAGGGCCAAGGAGACGGAGAGCAAGGAGAAATCGCTTACCCTCAGGCTCAGGGAGATGGGCGGGCTCATCAGGTCCGCCGGGGACATTGCCCAGGCCGAGGGTGCAGAGCTCATCGAGGAAGATCACATAAAGAGGGCAATCAAGCGGGCGCGCACGATCGAGGAGCAGATCAAGGAAAGGTACGGCTCCTTCTATTCTGGCGTCGCGTCCGAGTCGAGTGATTCGCAGAAGGAGTCCTCACCGTACCACTTCTGGAACTACCACGTGCAGGACGACAAGAGAGGCTACCAGTAG
- a CDS encoding DNA primase: protein MNLDPTTTKYLIQAKMEADGIVEKPDVVGAIFGQTEGLLGDELDLRDLQKGGRIGRIEVEVSSKRGKSEGTVSIPSSLDQVETAILASSLETIDRVGPCKARIAVQSVTDVRLTKRQKIVERAKEILTKLVEESKSTGLDLTKSVRSAVQVEEVITYGQERLAAGPNLPDSDAIIVVEGRSDVLNLLKSGVKNAIAAEGTNIPKTIQDLSKERVLTAFVDGDRGGELILRELLQVAEVDFIARAPRGREVEELTQKQITKGLRNKIPAEQYIEMYGLTGIDKKTRTRAPAKVTRQKVAPASEPEKRLTPKLEKFRDMLIALSGSSKARLLDDDNRIKNEIPVRDLVDSLKSSDGSLSAVVFDGIITQRILDIAADRGIDSVVGSKLGNVTKQPTAIEIWTRKDFEA, encoded by the coding sequence ATGAACTTAGACCCGACAACAACAAAATACCTAATACAGGCAAAAATGGAAGCGGATGGAATAGTGGAGAAGCCTGACGTCGTCGGTGCGATCTTTGGCCAGACTGAGGGCCTTCTTGGTGATGAGCTCGATCTGCGGGACTTGCAGAAGGGCGGAAGAATCGGCAGGATTGAGGTTGAAGTTTCATCAAAGCGGGGGAAATCGGAAGGAACTGTTTCCATTCCGTCCAGCCTAGATCAAGTGGAGACCGCCATACTGGCGTCATCGCTGGAGACCATCGATAGGGTCGGCCCCTGCAAGGCCAGAATAGCCGTCCAGAGCGTCACAGACGTCCGACTGACGAAGAGGCAGAAGATCGTGGAGAGGGCGAAGGAAATCCTCACCAAGCTGGTCGAGGAGTCCAAGTCCACCGGTCTCGACCTCACCAAGAGCGTGAGGTCCGCCGTGCAGGTGGAGGAAGTGATAACCTATGGACAGGAGAGGCTTGCGGCTGGACCCAACCTTCCGGACTCGGACGCCATCATAGTGGTCGAGGGCAGGTCCGACGTGCTCAATCTCCTCAAGAGCGGTGTCAAGAACGCCATCGCCGCAGAGGGGACGAACATACCCAAGACTATCCAGGATCTCTCCAAGGAGCGGGTCCTCACGGCCTTTGTCGACGGCGACAGAGGCGGCGAACTCATCCTGAGAGAGCTCCTTCAGGTCGCAGAGGTTGACTTCATAGCCAGAGCGCCAAGGGGAAGAGAGGTCGAAGAGCTGACCCAGAAGCAGATTACGAAGGGGCTGAGGAACAAGATCCCTGCGGAACAGTACATTGAGATGTACGGGCTGACGGGCATCGACAAGAAGACACGCACCCGGGCTCCCGCCAAGGTCACCCGTCAGAAGGTTGCCCCCGCGTCCGAGCCCGAGAAGAGGCTCACTCCGAAGCTGGAGAAGTTCAGGGATATGCTCATCGCGCTGTCAGGTTCCTCGAAGGCGAGACTGCTGGACGACGACAATCGTATAAAGAACGAGATTCCGGTGAGGGACCTCGTCGACTCGCTCAAGTCGAGCGACGGGTCGCTGTCTGCTGTCGTCTTCGATGGCATCATCACGCAGAGGATACTGGATATAGCCGCCGACAGGGGGATTGACTCCGTCGTCGGATCGAAGCTGGGAAACGTGACGAAGCAGCCCACAGCGATAGAGATATGGACCAGGAAGGACTTCGAGGCCTAG